GCCATCGAAGAAGGATTTTCGCCCACGTGGGCGGTGGTCACTGAGGGGTCGACGGGCTACTCGGCTCCGGGTGTGACCGACGTGGCAGTCGCTCATAAGGGGCGGCGCGGGAGTACGATTCGCGCGACGGGAACGGCTGGCCACGCCAGTCGACCCGCCGACGCCGAAAACGCGATCTATCGGGCCTGTGATGCGGTCGACCTCATTCGGTCCCTAGAGGCTCCCGAAACGACGGTGCTCGGTGCCGAACTGAGCGGGAGCGTCGCCGTCACCGAAATCGAGGGTGGCTCGGCGTGGAACGTGATTCCCGACGGCTGCTCAGTGACTGTCGACGAACGTACCGTCCCGGGCGAGCGAGTCGACCTTGCGCAGGCCGAGGAAATCGAAGGCATCGAGTGGGAGGTCGATCAGGACCTGCCGCCGATGGCCTGTGATGATCCCGCGTTTGCCGACCGCGTGCTGGCGGCGGCGGCCGACACCCAGTCGGGCGAACCACAGCAGGTTGCCAAACCCCACGCCACCGACGCGGGCTGGCTCGCTGCGGCCGGGACCGACTGCGTGGTCTGCGGCGCGGCCGAACCGGGTGAGGCCCACACCGCAACTGAGAGCGTCTCGCTTGAGGTGGTCGACCGGTGTTACGATATCTACCGGATAGTCGCTGAGTTGCCGGTGGGTAACTAACGCCAACAGACTGCTTCCAGCAGTCACGGAGACCGCCGCCAGCAGTGCGTTGATACGTCCGCACGCGAATGGTGGGATATGGCAACAGAGGCGAGCGCAGTCGACACGCCGGAAGCGTATGCAGACCTCCTCAACGAAATCGAACAGGTCAACGCTATCGAGAGCGCCAGCGAGATTCTCTCGTGGGACCAGCAGGTGATGATGCCCGAAGGTGGGACCCCCGCCCGCTCGAAACAGCTGTCGACTCTTTCGTCGCTCTCTCACGAATTGCTTGTCGACGGGCCTGTTGGCGACCTGCTCGACCAACTCGAAGACGAGTCGCTGACCGACGATCAAGAAGCAGTCGTCCGTGAAGTGCGTCGACAGTACGTTCGCGCCGAGCGCGTCCCCAGCGAACTGGTCGAGGAAATCTCCGAAGCCACCTCGGAGGCCCTCGGCGCGTGGGAGTCGGCCCGCGAAAACGACGACTTCGAGGAGTTTGCACCACATTTGAGACGGCTGGTCGATCTCAAACGCCAGTATGCCGAACATATCGACTCGGAAGCCGACCCCTACGCCGTGTTATTCGCCGACTACGAGCCGTGGCTACCCCTTTCGCAGGCCGAGTCGATCCTTGATGAACTCCGCGAAACGCTGGTTCCGCTCATTGAGGATATCCGGGCCTCCGAGGTCGATCTCGCGACCGATGCCTTCGAGGGAACCTACGACACCGACACCCAAGAGGACCTTTCCCGAGAGGTGCTGGAACTGCTGAACTACGACTTCGGCCGCGGTCGACTCGACGTCTCGACCCACCCATTTACCTCCGGCAATCAGTTCGACTGCCGGGTGACGACGCGGTTCGACGAACGCGATCCGATTGGCGCGCTGACGTCGACGATCCACGAGTTCGGCCACGCCTACTACACCCTCGGTCTGCCCGACGAGGCGTTCGGAACGCCGCTTGGTGACCACCGGAATCTTTCGGTCCACGAATCCCAATCGCGGCTCTGGGAGAACCATATCGGTCGATCCGAGGCGTTCTGGGACCTGCTTCTCCCGAAGTTCAAAGACGCGTTCCCAGAGGCCGACGATCTCTCTTCCCGGGCGGCCTACGAGGCGGCTAATCAGGTGTACGATGAGAACTTCATTCGCGTCGAGGCCGACGAACTCACCTACCATCTCCACATTATCGTCCGGTTCGAGATCGAACGCGAACTCATCAGCGGGGATCTCGCGGTCGACGCGGTCCCCGAGCGGTGGAACGAACTCTACGAGGAGTATCTCGGCATCACCCCGCCGTCGGACGCGATGGGCTGCCTGCAGGACATCCACTGGAGCCACGGCAGTTTCGAGGGTGTCATAGAAAGCGTCACACACGAAGACGCAGGATGTTGGAACTGTGTCTACGAGCGCCAGCATCCTGCAAGAGGAGACTTCTATCGACGAGTTCTTCAATGTAATGGCGACCGAGACGCTCGCGTTGTTCGAGCATCTTGAGTTCGACTTTCTCGAAGAATTCGATGTGTTCGCCCCCGCTCGCCGGGGGCGAACACGAGATCATCACCCACCAGCACTCTTCCGAGCGTTCCTGCACTGCTACTACAAGAACGTCTACGGCATCCGTCCAGTCACGCGAGAACTCCAGAACACGGTCGTCTGGCTCAGCTGTGGCTTCGATCGACCGCCGTCGAGAGACGCGGTCGATCGCTTCCTCACCGACCTCGAACACGTCGTCGACGAGGTCTTCGACCGCCTCGTCGAGCAGGCCGCCTGCCGCGGCCTGCTCGACTTGACCTACTCCATCGATTCCACCGACGTGAGGACGATGCCCGCCGACCAAGACGCGTCGAAAGGCTACGATCCAACCGCCGAAGAGTACTACCACGGCTACGGCTGTACGATCGTCTCGACCGGGCAAAAGATCCCGATTGCCGCGGAGTTCACCGAGAGCAAGCAAGCGCCAGAGGAGACGGCGATGCGCGTCACGTGTGACGCGCTCGCCGTCGAGAAACCGATCTGGATGCTTGGAGACAGCGCCTACGACACGCTCGGCTGGCACGACCACCTGCTGGCCGCAGGGGTCGTGCCAGTCGCTCCGTACAACGCACGAAACACCGACGATCCGAAAGACATCGAGTACAGGGTCGAAGCCCGCATCGACGAACACAGCGAGGACGTTCAGCTGAAGCAATCGACGCTAGACGAGACGTACAACCGCCGGAGTGGAGTCGAACGAACCAACGACGCCGTCAAGGACTGCGGCCTCGGGCACGTTCGCGCCCGAGGCCGCGTCCACGCACGAGCACAAGTGTTCCTCGCGCTGTGCCTTCGTCTCGTTATTGCGATCACCAACGACGAACGCGGAGACAATCCAGGAAGCACCGTCATCACGCTATGAGAACTATTCTATGACACCCTCATCCTGAACGTTGATCTCGTCGTTCTCGGCGTCGTAATGGTTGATCTCGGTCAGCGACTTGTTCCGCCGGACCTTCTTGCCCTTGACGCGGGTTGAGGTCTGGATCGAAACGAGATCCAGCGCCGAGAACATCGTCTTCGAGACGTTGATCGGCTGGGTCGTAAACCGCTTGAGCACCTCGCCCACCGAATCGGCGTGGAACGTGGTGTAGGTGGTGTGACCGGTCGACATGACCTGGAACAGCGTCCGGCCCTCTTCGCCACGGATCTCGCCCATCACGATGTAGTCGGGCCGCTGGCGGAGGGCGGCCTCCAGCAGGTCGAACTCGTCGATGTCGCCCTTGTCGCCCTCGGTGAACGAGGGCCGGGTGACCGAGGCGATCCAGTTGCGCTGTGGGAGTTCGACCTCGCGGGTGTCCTCGATGGAGACAATCTTCGTGTTCGATGGGATAAACAGCGACACCGCATTGAGCGAGGTCGTCTTCCCCGAGGCCGTCCCGCCAGCGAAGATGAGGGATTTGTCGTTCTCGATGGCCAACCACAAAAAGGCCATCTCGTTGAGCGAGAACGTCTTCCAGTTGATGAGGTCGATTGGCGTAAAGGGGACCTCCTTGAACTGCCGGATCGTGTAGTTGGTCCCGTGATCCGAGACTTCCTTGCCGAGCGTCAACTGAGCACGGGAGCCATCGGGGAGCGTGGCGTCGACCTGCGGACTGCGTTTGGAGACACCCTTCCCAGAGCGCTGGGCGAGTTTGACGACGAAGTCGTCGAGTTCGCTCTCGCCGTGAACGACGTTGGTGATGATCTGCTCGTAGCCCGAATGGTAGACGAAGACCGGTGAGTTGTAACCGTCACAGGAAATATCCTCGACGTTGATGTCGTGTTTGATCGGGTCGATCCGCTCGTAGCCGAGGAAGTCCCGCTGGAGGTAGTAGAGCAGTTTTTCGACCTGGTATTCGGTCAGCGTCTCGGCGTTCTCCGCAAGCACGACTGGCTCCGGCCGGGCAGAGATCCCGTTGAGTTCCTGATCAGTCGACACTGTCTCGGTGTCCGTCTCCAGATCGAAGCCGAAACTCGCCAAGAACTCCCCCAACTCGCTGTCGGGATCGGGATCGAGTCTGTACTCGTCGGGATCGAGCCGGTCGGGGACGAGTCGCTGGTGGAGCGGTGGTCGGTCGTCCCCGTCGGTCGAGGAGTCCCGCGAGTCGAGATACTCGCCGTAGCGGGTGCCTGCGGCTCTCGTGGTCGACTCGGTGTCGTCGTCTTCCAACTCGTCGAACATCGCTTCGAGCTGTGCGGCAGGCTCCTCGAATCGCTCGACGAGACCTTCGAATCGCTCGACGAGACCTTCGAATCGCTCGATGAGAGCGTTTGTGTAGCCGGCGAACTTCGGCGGGAGTGCGGCCAGCTGCTCGCTCAGCGTCGACTCGGTGGCGGTGTCGTACAGATCGTAGCGGGCCAACAGTCGGTAGGTTTCGGCCTCGATAACCTCCCGCCGAGCGTCACTGTCTGTGGCTTCGGAACCCTGATCGCCGTACTTGATCGCTGTTCTGAGCTTGCCGGTGAGATAGGTCGCGATCTCTTCTTCGATTTCGTTTCGGTAGGGTTCGACAACGTAGTATTTGGTCTCGTTTTCCTTCGTCGACCGGAAAATGATCACAAAGGAGTAGGGCTCGTTGACCCAGTAGCGTTCGATCTCGGTGAAGTGGGTCTTTTTTGCCATCGGCACTGCCTTTTCGAGATCGTAGCGGTTGGCCAGTGTCGTCGCCCCCTCGTCGGTCGTGAAAAAGTCGTCCTCGTCGATCTCGTTGTGGATGTCGACGGTGCGTTCCGCGACGAGGTCGGCCAACTGCTCGGCGGTGTCGGCCCCGCCAGCGAGCATCGAATCGAGGGAGTTCGGATCAAATTCCAGTGCCTCGCCCCTATCAAAAGGAATGAGAGCGCTCTCGGCCGTCCGGGGTCGACTGCCGTCGGGTTCGTAGTAGTACTGCCGCTTGTGGTGTTCCCACAGCCACGTATCTTTGACGACGGGTGTCGTCTCGGGATTGCAGAATTCCTCAAAAAATCTATTTAAATGGACGACGCGGTCGACGGCCGTCTCGATGGCCGTCTCAAAGGCCAGCGGATGCATCCCCGCCAGCGCCTCGATATCCATGCCGAGAGCCTCGATTCGCTCCCAGTCGGCTTCGGACGGGGGAGCCGTTGAGGACTGCGATTCCGTCGACAGCTTCCCGGCGGCTCCGGATGGTCCGTATTCGTCTACATACTCTGCCCATGTGTACTCACCAACGGTCGCAGCGTCGGTGGTGTCTGACGACGCCTGAGCGGTCGACTCATCATCGACTTGAGTAGTCTCTTCAGAGACATTTTCGGCATCGTCAACTGCCATACGCGTCGTAACTTCTGTTTGCATATATAGTTCTGGGGAGTAGTATCAGACATGATAACTAACGGCAGCTGTTCTAAATACGGAAGCGGAAGTAGTAGATTCCGATACCGACGCTCGGTTCGGCAGTTAGGGGACCGCTGTGACCGTGTGGCCTAGTTCCTCGACGGCGTCGATGATCTCCTCGTGGTCGGCGGTCGCCTCGTAGTAGAAAACGAGGTCGAAGGTGCCCTCGCGGAGCAGTTGTTGACACTCCCAGACAAACTCCTCGTCGTCGACCGTCAGGCCATGGAACTGATTCGACGCGAAGTCGGTGTCGTCGTTGCCCGCATAGATGTAGGTCTCGCCTTTGTGCGTGTGGTCGGCAATGATCTCGTTCATGTCGACGGTGAGTTCGTGCATTTCGAGATCCTGATCACTCGTCAGATTGGTGTGGACGATCAGCCCGACGAGTTCGATCTCGCCGGGTTCGAGGAGTGCTTTGGTTCGCTGATAGAGGTCCGAATCGAGTGTGTCGCTCATATAGGCTCTGGAACGTCGACCAGTAAACGACTACCGATACAGCGATAGGAAACGGTACAAAGGTTTATTACTGATCTATTACACCTTTATGTATGACCGAGTCGGTCCGACGGTTCGTCGTGGGTCGTGACCGAACGGTAACGCGGCGGATTCTGGGTATCTCTGCGGTACTGACTGTCGCTGCCTTTGGGACGCTCGCGGTGCCAACGGTCTGGGCGGAGTACGTCTCGCCCAGCGGTGCCGAGACAATGCAGTTGGCCGCAGCGGTCGGCTTCGTGCTGTCGGTAATTGCGGCGGTGTATGTGGTTTCGAAAACCGCCGATATCAACCCCTACGTGCCGACTGCGGCCGTGTTCGTGGTATTCACAAGCTACGGCGTTACTGGTATCGTTACCGAGTTGCAACTCGTCTTTTTTATCGGTCCAGCGATCTTTTTAGGGATCCTCGTCGCGCTGTCGGCCTACGCTAATGACGGCGCGCTGGCCTCGCTGTCGGTCGTCTTCTTTCCGGTGTTGGGGTATATGATCAACGCACCCTACGGGATCGCCGAGAGCTTTGGTCTCCTCAATCGGTTCCGGGTCGCACTCGTCTTCAGTCTGATTTTCACCTTCACGATTGGGATCGCAGGCTTCCTCACCGGCTCGGTGATCCGGCGGCTCGTCGACTACGCCGATATAATCACCGTCGAAGAACTCAGACACCCCGACAGCGTCGACCCCGAGACGCCGACCGACCAGCTATCGAGCGACACCGAGACGGTCGACGAGTGACTGTTCAATGAACCAGCGTGTGGCCGGTCGGGAACCCGGCAATCGATCTATCGGTGGCTGGGGGACTCAGCGGGAAACGAGTTGAAGACTGTCAGGTCGACCGAACGGTTAAAACGGAAGCGAAAGGGGACGCCGACAGCGCAGTTAGTCGGAGGCAGCGACTGGCTCGCTTGCCTCGGCCATCGCCAGCACGTCGTCGAAGAAGTCCAACGAGTCGTGTGGGCCGGGGTTGGCTTCGGGGTGGTACTGGCGGGTGATGATCCCCAGTTCCTCGCTGGCCAGCCCTTCGGCGGTGTCGTCGTTGACGTTGATCTGTTTGACCTCTAGGTCACCGGGCTCGGAAACCGTGTAGCCGTGGTTCTGGGTCGTCATCACGACACGCCCGCTATCGAGATCACGAACCGGCTGATTGACGCCGCGGTGGCCGAAGGCCATCTTCTCAGTGTCGCCGCCGAAGGCGCGGGCGACGATCTGCTGGCCGAGACAGATGCCTGCAATCGGCAGTTCGCCGGCGAACTCCTCGACCAACGACTGGGCATTGGTGAAGTTGGCCGGGTCGCCGGGTCCGTTCGAGATGAACAGGACGTCGGGATCGATTTCTGCGACGTCCTCGGCGCTAACCGTACAGGGGAGCACGTGAACGTCAGCACCGCGCTCGTTGAGCGAGCTGATGATCGATCCTTTTGCTCCGCAATCGATGAGCGCCACATCGTAGGAGCCGTCACCGAGGTGGGTCGTCGACTCCGGCGTGGTGACCTGCGAGCCGATGTCGACGTGGTCGCTCATCGCCTTACACTCGGCGAGTTCGGCCTTGGCGTCCTCCGGCGTGACGTCTTCTCCGGCGACGATACCGCATTTCATCGCCCCTTCTTCCCTGATTGAGGTGACGAGATCTCGGGTTTCGATGTGGTCGATGGCTGGCACACCCTCGCTTTCGAGCCACGTCGCCACCGACTCGGTGAACTCGCGGGCGATGGCGGCACGGGGGTGAACACGACCCGACTCGAAGCGGTCGGCCCGGACCCCGTAGTTGCCAATCAGGGGGTACGAAAAGGTCAGGACCTGCTCCTCGTAGGAGGGATCGGTGAGACTTTCTTCGTACCCTGTATAGGCGGTTGTGAAAACCAGTTCTCCGCGTGTACGGCCCGGCGCGCGGCAGCGGGCTTCGAGCACGCGGCCGTCGGCCAGAGCGATGTAGGCGTCCGACATTACGAGTTACGTATCGTTCTTCGTTCTTAAGTGCGTCGTTCGAAGCTCAGCTACGAAATTCGTAATCCCTAACCCCTCCCATCCACACCGGGTTGTATGGACGACCTCGACCGGCGGATTCTCAATATTCTGCGACGGGACGCCCGGACGCCCTACACGGAGATCGCAGACCGGGTCGGCACCTCGGAAGGAACGGTGCGGAACCGCGTCGACCGCCTCACCAGCGAGGGGATCATCGAACGCTTTACTGTGACGACGCGAACGGGGAACGTCAAAGCGATGATCGAGGTATCGGTCGACATGAACGTCAACACGAGCGAAATCTCCGGGCGGATGGCCGACTGGGAGGAAGTCGATTTCGTCTGGCAGGTTTCGGGCGAGGACGATATCGTCCTTGTCGTCGACTGTGTCGACACGCAGGCAGTGAACGATCTCATCTCGCAGGCCCGCGAGATGGAGGAGGTCAAAGGGACGACGACGCGGCTGATTCTCGACGAGCGACTCGGCTGACTCCCGTGGAATTCGGGTACGGACAGTCGCGCGACGTATCGAACGCTTATTTATGCCACTGTGATATAGCCAACATATGAGTGCTGACGACGCCGCCGACGGCGAACGCCACGCAAACGCCGGACAGGACGTAATCGCGGTCGACGCTGACGACACCGAACAGGAACTCGTCAACCGACTCGACGCACACACCGGTGATGGCATCCGCCACCGCGCCTTTACCTGTCTCGTCTTCGACAGCGAGGGCCGCCTGCTGTTGGCCCAGCGGAGCCCCGACAAACGACTCTGGGACACCCACTGGGACGGCACCGTGGCCTCCCACCCCGTCGAGGGCCAGAGCCAGGAAGACGCCACCATCCAGCGACTCGAAGAGGAACTCGGCATCACGCCCGACCAGTACGGCGACGTGGAGGTCACCGACCGCTTCGAGTACAAACGCTACTACGAGAACGCCGGCGTCGAGTGGGAAGTCTGTGCAGTGCTGAAAGTCACCCTCGACGATACGACGCTCAATCCTGACGAAGACGAAATTGCCGGCCTACTGTGGGTCGACTACGACCACCTCCACGAGAACCCGCAGTGGTACCGTCAACTCCGT
This sequence is a window from Halohasta litchfieldiae. Protein-coding genes within it:
- a CDS encoding M20 family metallopeptidase gives rise to the protein MSHHNVRKLTETLVSIPSHDDPTTVGDRIESWLRKETDATVTRDEVGNVIARRTVEGSSDDSLALVGHHDVVPPADSQVDADGNYVLDQRKGRLYGRGTADMKGPLAAAMVAFRDAEPVVDLVFASFVGEEQGGIGAQAAIEEGFSPTWAVVTEGSTGYSAPGVTDVAVAHKGRRGSTIRATGTAGHASRPADAENAIYRACDAVDLIRSLEAPETTVLGAELSGSVAVTEIEGGSAWNVIPDGCSVTVDERTVPGERVDLAQAEEIEGIEWEVDQDLPPMACDDPAFADRVLAAAADTQSGEPQQVAKPHATDAGWLAAAGTDCVVCGAAEPGEAHTATESVSLEVVDRCYDIYRIVAELPVGN
- a CDS encoding carboxypeptidase M32, whose product is MATEASAVDTPEAYADLLNEIEQVNAIESASEILSWDQQVMMPEGGTPARSKQLSTLSSLSHELLVDGPVGDLLDQLEDESLTDDQEAVVREVRRQYVRAERVPSELVEEISEATSEALGAWESARENDDFEEFAPHLRRLVDLKRQYAEHIDSEADPYAVLFADYEPWLPLSQAESILDELRETLVPLIEDIRASEVDLATDAFEGTYDTDTQEDLSREVLELLNYDFGRGRLDVSTHPFTSGNQFDCRVTTRFDERDPIGALTSTIHEFGHAYYTLGLPDEAFGTPLGDHRNLSVHESQSRLWENHIGRSEAFWDLLLPKFKDAFPEADDLSSRAAYEAANQVYDENFIRVEADELTYHLHIIVRFEIERELISGDLAVDAVPERWNELYEEYLGITPPSDAMGCLQDIHWSHGSFEGVIESVTHEDAGCWNCVYERQHPARGDFYRRVLQCNGDRDARVVRAS
- a CDS encoding transposase, with the translated sequence MATETLALFEHLEFDFLEEFDVFAPARRGRTRDHHPPALFRAFLHCYYKNVYGIRPVTRELQNTVVWLSCGFDRPPSRDAVDRFLTDLEHVVDEVFDRLVEQAACRGLLDLTYSIDSTDVRTMPADQDASKGYDPTAEEYYHGYGCTIVSTGQKIPIAAEFTESKQAPEETAMRVTCDALAVEKPIWMLGDSAYDTLGWHDHLLAAGVVPVAPYNARNTDDPKDIEYRVEARIDEHSEDVQLKQSTLDETYNRRSGVERTNDAVKDCGLGHVRARGRVHARAQVFLALCLRLVIAITNDERGDNPGSTVITL
- a CDS encoding DUF5778 family protein encodes the protein MSDTLDSDLYQRTKALLEPGEIELVGLIVHTNLTSDQDLEMHELTVDMNEIIADHTHKGETYIYAGNDDTDFASNQFHGLTVDDEEFVWECQQLLREGTFDLVFYYEATADHEEIIDAVEELGHTVTAVP
- the carA gene encoding glutamine-hydrolyzing carbamoyl-phosphate synthase small subunit, with product MSDAYIALADGRVLEARCRAPGRTRGELVFTTAYTGYEESLTDPSYEEQVLTFSYPLIGNYGVRADRFESGRVHPRAAIAREFTESVATWLESEGVPAIDHIETRDLVTSIREEGAMKCGIVAGEDVTPEDAKAELAECKAMSDHVDIGSQVTTPESTTHLGDGSYDVALIDCGAKGSIISSLNERGADVHVLPCTVSAEDVAEIDPDVLFISNGPGDPANFTNAQSLVEEFAGELPIAGICLGQQIVARAFGGDTEKMAFGHRGVNQPVRDLDSGRVVMTTQNHGYTVSEPGDLEVKQINVNDDTAEGLASEELGIITRQYHPEANPGPHDSLDFFDDVLAMAEASEPVAASD
- a CDS encoding Lrp/AsnC family transcriptional regulator, translated to MDDLDRRILNILRRDARTPYTEIADRVGTSEGTVRNRVDRLTSEGIIERFTVTTRTGNVKAMIEVSVDMNVNTSEISGRMADWEEVDFVWQVSGEDDIVLVVDCVDTQAVNDLISQAREMEEVKGTTTRLILDERLG
- a CDS encoding NUDIX hydrolase, which codes for MSADDAADGERHANAGQDVIAVDADDTEQELVNRLDAHTGDGIRHRAFTCLVFDSEGRLLLAQRSPDKRLWDTHWDGTVASHPVEGQSQEDATIQRLEEELGITPDQYGDVEVTDRFEYKRYYENAGVEWEVCAVLKVTLDDTTLNPDEDEIAGLLWVDYDHLHENPQWYRQLRLCPWFEIAMRRDFA